The DNA sequence AATCTGTTATGGTCTGCCATAAATTTTATTATAATGGTCGCGGGATTTGTTTATCTTTATAAGAGGTTTCATGGTACGGAAATGTTTAAGAAACGAAAAAATGGTATAGAAAAACTTATTAATGATGCACAGGATCTTAAACAGAGGGCTACAGAAAGGTATAACGATGCGGCAGAACAGTTGAATCGTTTTGATCAAACCCGAAAAGAGATTATGGATGATATGCGTAAAAACGCGGAGAAAGAAAAACAAACAATATCAGCGGAGGGCAATGCAATGATAGAGCGTTTAAAAAAGGAATCGGAACAATTGGTGGAAGGCGAAGTCGAGAAGGCAAAGGAGATGATTGCAGAAGAAGTAAGAAAGCAGATTTATGATTTGACAAAAGAACACATTGAGAGATCAATTGATAAAAATTCACAAGAAAAAATCACGGATACCTTTATAAGGAATTTAAAATGAATTTAGGTAAAAGATATGCAAAGGCCCTCTTTCAAATAGGCATGGGAAACGGCAATTTAGATCTATACGTGCAGCAGTTGCGTGCGCTGGAGGATATTTTCAAACATAATGATGATTTGAGAAGATTTTTCCTGGATGAGTTTGTGGATAAAACAAAAAAAACAGCGGTCTTAACTAACGTCTGTAAACGGATTGATTTTACACCCGAGATCATAAGACTTATAAATCTCATTATTAATAATGATCGGGCAAATATCTATGATGACATGG is a window from the Deltaproteobacteria bacterium genome containing:
- a CDS encoding ATP synthase F0 subunit B; this translates as MSILWFIASSVLLIPSIAYGAEGNFFTMNLLWSAINFIIMVAGFVYLYKRFHGTEMFKKRKNGIEKLINDAQDLKQRATERYNDAAEQLNRFDQTRKEIMDDMRKNAEKEKQTISAEGNAMIERLKKESEQLVEGEVEKAKEMIAEEVRKQIYDLTKEHIERSIDKNSQEKITDTFIRNLK
- the atpH gene encoding ATP synthase F1 subunit delta, which produces MNLGKRYAKALFQIGMGNGNLDLYVQQLRALEDIFKHNDDLRRFFLDEFVDKTKKTAVLTNVCKRIDFTPEIIRLINLIINNDRANIYDDMVSIFEYMYNDFKGLIKVDIYTAYDIDNNETGNVKSRIKELFNKDPILNIKHDKTIISGMKLQIGWTVYDGTIKSNLKDFTDSIKI